A DNA window from Stigmatella aurantiaca contains the following coding sequences:
- a CDS encoding OmpA family protein, with the protein MTRSLPTVLALALGLAAASASAQDARFDAQLFRPSGAPQDIVAVGQSRPLSHLSASGGLYLSFSINPLVLVTRGGDSKKALSLVGNRFQLDAMANVGLLDWAEVGVDMPLILFQGGDNLEAIGTEGVVEGYVLGDLRLTSKIALPGLRRRAEDSGWGASLTFNLGLPTGNQEAFASDGAVTYTPGLIVDYRFGMGLLLTANAGFWARPDRIFNGVKIGDMAPFGLGAEMPILRTAGVTAVGALHGAVALTKLPGQARQIPAEMLLGLRWYSGLGITVTVGGGLGCGCSIQSPQLSFFTSVIWVPAVMSEYAAIERFKEPPRDSDGDGIQDDTDSCPDEAGPESRKGCPLRDSDGDGVTDDIDACPTEVGTAARSGCPIRDSDGDGVANEDDRCPDVPAGPGGKNGCPLARLQGNKILILEPINFATDQDILLSESEPILEEVSQMLKKHPEIKRLLVEGHTDSRASDEYNLELSRRRAASIRVYLEESGVEPERLCSQGFGRSRPVAENKNEEGMALNRRVEFTVLPPPADGEPRCPEEPADKAPKKKGAKSVPAPAKTAPKP; encoded by the coding sequence ATGACTCGCTCGCTTCCGACGGTTCTTGCCCTGGCGCTGGGCCTCGCCGCGGCCTCCGCCTCCGCCCAGGACGCCCGCTTCGACGCCCAGCTCTTCCGGCCGTCCGGCGCCCCGCAGGACATCGTGGCCGTGGGCCAGTCCCGGCCCCTGTCCCACCTGTCCGCCTCGGGAGGCCTCTACCTGAGCTTCTCGATCAACCCGCTCGTGCTGGTGACCCGCGGCGGCGACTCCAAGAAGGCCCTGAGCCTCGTGGGCAACCGCTTCCAGCTCGATGCCATGGCCAACGTCGGCCTGCTCGACTGGGCCGAGGTGGGCGTGGACATGCCGCTCATCCTCTTCCAGGGCGGTGACAACCTGGAGGCCATCGGCACCGAGGGCGTCGTCGAGGGCTATGTGCTGGGAGACCTCCGGCTCACCAGCAAGATCGCCCTGCCGGGCCTGCGGCGCCGCGCCGAGGACTCGGGCTGGGGCGCCTCCCTCACCTTCAACCTCGGGCTGCCCACCGGCAACCAGGAGGCCTTCGCCAGCGATGGGGCCGTCACCTACACCCCTGGCCTCATCGTGGACTACCGCTTCGGCATGGGCCTGCTCCTGACGGCCAACGCCGGCTTCTGGGCCCGGCCCGACCGCATCTTCAACGGCGTGAAGATTGGCGACATGGCCCCCTTCGGCCTCGGCGCCGAGATGCCGATCTTGCGCACCGCGGGCGTCACCGCCGTGGGCGCGCTCCACGGCGCCGTGGCGCTGACCAAGCTGCCCGGCCAGGCCCGGCAGATTCCCGCGGAGATGCTCCTGGGCCTGCGCTGGTACAGCGGCCTGGGCATCACCGTCACCGTGGGCGGCGGCCTGGGGTGTGGGTGCTCGATCCAGTCCCCGCAGCTCAGCTTCTTCACGTCCGTCATCTGGGTGCCCGCCGTCATGTCCGAGTACGCGGCCATCGAGCGCTTCAAGGAGCCGCCCCGCGACAGCGACGGCGACGGCATCCAAGACGACACCGACTCCTGTCCGGACGAGGCTGGCCCCGAGTCCCGCAAGGGCTGCCCCCTGCGCGACTCCGATGGCGACGGGGTGACCGATGACATCGACGCCTGTCCCACCGAGGTGGGCACCGCCGCCCGCTCGGGCTGCCCCATCCGGGACAGTGACGGCGACGGCGTCGCGAACGAGGACGACCGGTGCCCGGACGTTCCCGCCGGTCCTGGCGGGAAGAACGGCTGCCCGCTGGCCCGCCTCCAGGGCAACAAGATCCTCATCCTGGAGCCCATCAACTTCGCCACGGACCAGGACATCCTCCTGTCCGAGTCCGAGCCCATCCTGGAGGAGGTCTCCCAGATGCTGAAGAAGCACCCGGAGATCAAACGCCTCCTCGTCGAGGGCCACACCGACTCGCGCGCCAGCGACGAGTACAACCTGGAGCTGTCCAGGCGCCGGGCGGCCAGCATCCGCGTCTACCTCGAGGAGAGCGGCGTGGAGCCCGAGCGGCTGTGCTCCCAGGGCTTTGGCCGCAGCCGCCCCGTGGCGGAGAACAAGAACGAGGAGGGCATGGCCCTCAACCGGCGCGTGGAGTTCACCGTCCTGCCGCCTCCCGCGGACGGCGAGCCCCGCTGCCCGGAGGAGCCCGCGGACAAGGCGCCTAAGAAGAAGGGCGCCAAGTCCGTCCCGGCTCCGGCGAAGACCGCCCCGAAGCCGTAA
- a CDS encoding Ig-like domain-containing protein → MSSVFPWLSRRVVWFVAAGLLLGACAPSPETLTILGPEEHQLREPGQSVRLEYEAKDAQGRRLAEPRLHWSSSSPDVATVEKGVVVARKTGQATIEVSGGNARASKRFVVTIPGRLALRAGEQEFIEIGRSERLFATVMDELGKRIRDASPEWRSQDETIARIEDGRIIGVGPGTVKVTATVGHLSQDLNVLVVPAFTRLAVEPARHVFTRRGQALQFRARALDSRGRTVEGVPIHWFSSDAAVIQVSPAGYVTAVGPGRALVTLSAGRRVGAAEVIVP, encoded by the coding sequence ATGTCGAGCGTCTTTCCGTGGCTCTCCAGGCGTGTGGTGTGGTTCGTGGCCGCGGGGCTGCTGCTGGGAGCGTGTGCGCCGTCTCCCGAGACCCTGACGATTCTGGGCCCCGAGGAGCACCAGCTGCGAGAGCCCGGGCAGTCCGTCCGGCTGGAGTACGAAGCAAAGGACGCGCAGGGGCGCCGCCTGGCGGAGCCCCGGCTGCACTGGTCCAGCTCCTCGCCGGACGTCGCCACCGTGGAGAAGGGGGTGGTGGTGGCCCGGAAGACGGGCCAGGCCACCATCGAGGTGTCCGGAGGCAATGCCCGCGCCTCCAAGCGCTTCGTGGTGACCATCCCCGGGCGGCTGGCACTGCGTGCCGGGGAGCAGGAGTTCATCGAGATTGGCCGCTCGGAGCGGCTCTTCGCCACCGTCATGGATGAGCTGGGCAAGCGCATCCGCGATGCGTCCCCCGAGTGGCGCAGCCAGGACGAGACCATCGCCCGCATCGAGGACGGGCGGATCATCGGGGTGGGGCCCGGGACGGTGAAGGTGACCGCCACGGTGGGCCACCTGAGCCAGGATCTGAACGTGCTCGTCGTGCCTGCCTTCACCCGGCTGGCGGTGGAGCCGGCCCGGCACGTCTTCACCAGGCGCGGACAGGCGCTTCAGTTCCGGGCCCGGGCGCTCGACAGCCGGGGGCGGACCGTAGAGGGGGTGCCCATCCACTGGTTCTCCTCGGACGCCGCGGTCATCCAGGTCTCCCCGGCGGGGTACGTGACGGCGGTGGGCCCAGGGCGGGCCCTGGTGACGCTCTCGGCGGGCCGCAGGGTGGGGGCCGCCGAGGTGATTGTTCCCTGA
- a CDS encoding lipase maturation factor family protein produces the protein MLSALTAARPLVLYDGTCGFCKRWIARWSAQTQGRVRFLPMKPLRLWLLGIRRADARRAMQLIEPSGRVSHGAQAVFRMLLRSARPGTRWLARLGLLPGVRGVAEGVYRAVAKHRVLAAKVDHLLVGRRYVGPASHRGVRWVFLRLLGGTFLIAFTSLGRQVLGLYGTQGIRPLHETFGSEHLQRLGNRRFLQVPSVFWLGASDRALVRGCRVGQALSVALMLNVAPQPSAALLWGLYLSYVSAGRDFLSFQWDALLLEMGLLGILTAPAGLRPGWGRWDVPAAEVALFRVLLFRLYLGSGLSKLQSGDTSWRDLTACQYHYETSPLPTRGGWYAHHLPARAQKLSTAAVLASETALPLLIFAPRRLRQLAFGLFSLLQGGIAATGNYGFFNLQSFVLGVWLLDDAALSGLLPGLPRRPAPPASPAGSWVTGALALPVLALGASELLGRWAPSARVLERLEHLERFQGWARPFRSVNSYGLFSVMTRERPEIVIEGSEDGETWKEYPFRYKVSHLEKAPRQVAPHQPRLDWQMWFAALGRPSTWFLSLLVRLLEGSPDVLALFAANPFPQRPPRAVRAVLYDYRMTDLATQRSTGTWWKRERRGLYVPPVSLVEGARSAEGPRLQWAPGV, from the coding sequence ATGCTCTCGGCTCTGACAGCGGCGCGTCCGCTCGTGCTCTACGACGGGACGTGCGGCTTCTGTAAGCGGTGGATCGCGCGCTGGAGCGCACAGACCCAAGGGCGGGTGCGCTTCCTTCCCATGAAGCCGCTGCGGCTCTGGCTCCTGGGCATCCGGCGGGCCGATGCCCGGCGCGCGATGCAGCTCATCGAGCCCTCGGGGCGGGTGTCTCACGGGGCCCAGGCCGTCTTTCGCATGCTCCTTCGGTCGGCCCGTCCGGGAACGCGGTGGCTGGCGAGGCTGGGGCTGCTCCCCGGGGTGCGAGGGGTGGCCGAGGGCGTGTACCGCGCCGTCGCGAAGCACCGTGTCCTGGCGGCGAAGGTGGACCACCTCCTGGTGGGGCGGCGCTATGTGGGCCCCGCCTCGCACCGGGGCGTCCGGTGGGTGTTCCTGCGGCTGCTGGGGGGAACCTTCCTCATCGCCTTCACCTCCCTGGGACGGCAGGTGCTGGGCCTGTACGGCACGCAGGGCATCCGCCCGCTGCACGAGACGTTTGGCTCGGAGCACCTCCAGCGCCTGGGCAACCGGCGCTTCCTCCAGGTGCCGTCCGTGTTCTGGCTGGGCGCGTCCGACCGGGCACTGGTGCGCGGTTGCCGCGTGGGCCAGGCCCTGTCGGTGGCGCTGATGCTCAACGTGGCGCCGCAGCCCTCCGCGGCCCTGCTCTGGGGGCTGTACCTCTCCTATGTGTCGGCCGGGCGGGACTTCCTCTCCTTCCAGTGGGATGCCCTGCTGCTGGAGATGGGCCTGCTGGGCATACTGACGGCGCCCGCGGGCCTGAGGCCCGGGTGGGGACGCTGGGATGTGCCGGCGGCCGAGGTGGCGCTCTTCCGGGTTCTCCTCTTCCGGCTCTACCTGGGCTCAGGACTCAGCAAGCTCCAGTCCGGGGACACCAGCTGGCGCGACCTGACCGCCTGCCAGTACCACTACGAGACGTCGCCCCTGCCCACGCGGGGCGGGTGGTATGCGCACCACCTGCCCGCGCGTGCGCAGAAGCTCTCCACGGCGGCGGTGCTGGCCTCGGAGACCGCGCTGCCGCTGCTCATCTTCGCCCCCCGGCGCTTGAGGCAGCTCGCCTTCGGCCTCTTCAGCCTCCTGCAAGGCGGCATCGCGGCCACGGGCAACTATGGCTTCTTCAACCTCCAGTCGTTCGTGCTGGGCGTGTGGCTCCTGGATGACGCGGCCCTCTCGGGCCTCTTGCCGGGCCTTCCGCGGCGGCCCGCGCCACCGGCCTCTCCTGCCGGCTCATGGGTGACAGGGGCGCTGGCGCTGCCGGTCCTGGCCCTGGGGGCAAGTGAGCTGCTGGGCCGGTGGGCCCCTTCGGCACGCGTCCTGGAGCGCCTGGAGCACCTGGAGCGCTTCCAGGGATGGGCGCGGCCCTTCCGCTCGGTGAACTCCTACGGCCTCTTCAGCGTGATGACGCGTGAGCGGCCGGAGATCGTCATCGAGGGCTCCGAGGACGGCGAGACGTGGAAGGAGTACCCCTTTCGCTACAAGGTCTCCCACCTGGAGAAGGCGCCGCGGCAGGTGGCCCCCCACCAGCCGCGCCTGGACTGGCAGATGTGGTTCGCGGCCCTGGGGCGCCCGTCCACGTGGTTCCTGTCCCTGCTGGTCCGCCTGCTGGAGGGCTCACCGGACGTGCTGGCCCTCTTCGCGGCCAACCCGTTCCCCCAGCGTCCGCCGCGCGCCGTGCGGGCGGTGCTGTACGACTACCGGATGACGGACCTGGCCACCCAGCGGAGCACGGGCACCTGGTGGAAGCGGGAACGGCGGGGGCTCTATGTCCCTCCGGTCTCTCTGGTGGAGGGAGCTCGCTCGGCCGAGGGCCCCCGGCTCCAGTGGGCCCCGGGTGTGTGA
- a CDS encoding MBL fold metallo-hydrolase: protein MHSLGAMSEPKAKARSLQEVVPGVYHWYVQDDRIGARSDAYAVVDRDGAVVLIDPLPIDESLLLPLGSITAIVLTAGNHQRSAWRFRKRFNVPVWVPRDAHGLEEEPDTVYGNGDTLPGGLNAFHTPGPAHVMYTLWMQQSPRGVVFLSDLLIHPEEGSPEFVPSEHQDEPVRTRMSVQRVIDHLPVDTLCFAHGEPIVRDGEQVLRKALEQDSEGASAPAP from the coding sequence ATGCATAGCTTGGGGGCCATGAGTGAGCCCAAGGCCAAAGCGCGCAGTCTGCAAGAGGTCGTCCCCGGCGTGTACCACTGGTACGTCCAGGACGACCGCATCGGCGCGCGCAGTGATGCCTACGCCGTGGTGGACCGCGATGGGGCCGTCGTCCTCATCGACCCACTGCCCATCGACGAGAGCCTGCTGCTCCCGCTCGGCAGCATCACCGCCATCGTGCTCACCGCGGGCAACCACCAACGCTCCGCCTGGCGGTTCCGCAAGCGCTTCAATGTCCCGGTGTGGGTGCCCCGGGACGCGCATGGGCTCGAAGAGGAACCCGACACCGTCTATGGCAACGGCGACACGCTCCCCGGCGGGCTGAACGCCTTCCACACGCCGGGCCCCGCGCACGTGATGTACACCCTGTGGATGCAGCAGAGTCCCCGGGGGGTCGTCTTCCTCTCGGACCTGCTCATTCACCCGGAGGAGGGCTCGCCGGAGTTCGTCCCGAGCGAGCACCAGGACGAGCCCGTCCGGACCCGGATGAGCGTCCAGCGGGTGATTGACCACCTGCCCGTGGACACCCTCTGCTTCGCCCACGGCGAGCCCATTGTCCGGGACGGCGAGCAGGTCCTGCGCAAGGCCCTGGAGCAGGACTCGGAAGGCGCCTCGGCCCCCGCGCCGTGA